Part of the Oncorhynchus keta strain PuntledgeMale-10-30-2019 unplaced genomic scaffold, Oket_V2 Un_contig_2374_pilon_pilon, whole genome shotgun sequence genome, ctgctcctacacggtgtaacagtactgagtaggtccatactgctcctacacggtgtaacagtactgagtaggtccaaactgctcctacatggtgtaacagtactgagtaggtccatactgctcctacacggtgtaacagtactgagtaggtccaaactgctcctacacggtgtaacagtactgagtaggtccatactgctcctacacggtgtaacagtactgagtaggtccaaactgctcctacacggtgtaccagtactgagtaggtccatactgctcctccacggtgtaacagtactgagtaggtccatactgctcctacacggtgtaacagtactgagtaggtccatactgctcctacacggtgtaacagtactgagtaggtccatactgctcctacacggtgtaacagtactgagtaggtccaaactgctcctacacggtgtaacagtactgagtaggtccatactgctcctacacggtgtaacagtactgagtaggtccatactgctcctacacggtgtaacagtactgagtaggtccatactgctcctccacggtgtaacagtactgagtaggtccatactgctcctacacggtgtaacagtactgagtaggtccatactgctcctacacggtgtaacagtactgagtaggtccatactgctcctacacggtgtaacagtactgagtaggtccatactgctcctacacggtgtaacagtactgagtaggtccatactgctcctacacggtgtaacagtactgagtaggtcctaactgctcctacacggtgtaacagtactgagtaggtccatactgctcctacacggtgtaacagtactgagtaggtccatactgctcctacacggtgtaacagtactgagtaggtccatactgctcctacacggtgtaacagtactgagtaggtcctaactgctcctacacggtgtaccagtactgagtaggtccatactgctcctacacggtgtaacagtactgagtaggtccaaactgctcctacacggtgtaacagtactgagtaggtccaaactgctcctacacggtgtaacagtactgagcTGTATTCAGTATGGAAAAGTACTAGAACATCCAATTAAATATTAACTGGTGATGTACTGCGACTAGTTGAAAAACAGGGAGTTGTGGGTTCAAATGGACCACTGCCAATTTAAACTGCATTACTCATTACCCAGTTGAAAAAACCAATGAGGTGGGTCTTTCCACATTCTACCAACCCAATAGATGCATTTCTACTACAGTGAATATTAACCAATGAGGTGGGTCTTTCCACATTCTACCAACCCAATAGATGTTTCTACTACAGTGAATATTAACCAATGAGGTGGGTCGTTCCACATTCTACCAACCCAACAGATATTTCTACAGTGAGCACTAACCAAAATGGAAATGTCCCTTGACTGTTACCCTCCCACCCAGCAGGTGGCGACGTGCCTGTTTCAGGGCAATGCTGCCGGTGTGACGTATAATCTAATGGACGGGACGCTTCTTCAAACAACAAAAGCGAGTTATTCACCTCCGTATCTTACTAGCCAACATAGACGATACAATTGCAGATCTTTAAATGCTTTCGTTGTATATTAGCCACTGCGTTTTAAACACACTTGTCGTATCTATTAGCTAGTTACACCATTTCATTAAATATCTAcgttgttgttagctagctagctgggtaAATTAGCAGTGCTAGTCTTGTCactaatgctaactagctaactaactaacatcCCAGACCATGAGTTCACTAATCGACTCCCCTCCTCCTAaagaggaggtctgctggacggagaaagaaacTCTGGGGCTGAACATTGTcgtgaaagaggagaaggaagaagaggatgTCACAGTAAAACAAGAAACAGAGTttgaggctgttacagtgaaagaagaagagaaagaggttAAATTGACAGAAGATGAAGacgcgttcagagtgaaagaggaagaggatgttacagtaaaagaaGAGGAGAATGCCGTTTTTGGATTGGGGGAGGTGACTGTCACAttggaagaagaggagaaaggagatctGATTAACAACAGTGAGTAATATCTTAAATACAGGGAAGACGAGACGAGGAAGGATAATTTTTATCTAATTTTGATGTGGAtgaaatgtaataaaaataataattaataataataataattacaggtTATTTAAAATCCGATGGAGTTAGTTTTGTGCCAACAgaaataaggggttaaatgtgTGCCCCAAAAAAATATTTCCTGAtcttttatcaaatcaaatgtatttatatagcccttcatacatcagctgatatctcaaagtgctagatctaggacagacacttcaaaaccttattaaTCAACATTTTGACTGTCATTTTTGCCATTCATGAGTGTGTTGTTaaaatgcgtttctatgggctatagtagtaaaggacAAATAAAATATTTTATCAAATGTTTAAATATTTTGTGGGGGGGGTGGGGACCTAAAGGGATCCTACAATTCTAATAGCTAAATGATCAATGACATCACCATCTTAAGTTACTGTTTTAAATTACCCAAGATAAACAGATATTAAAACATTTGTACACGTTTTTTTTTGTCAAATTTACTTTTTTACAAATATGTTTTCCATGTTTTGAACAGTCATTTAGATGCATTTCATCCATTCCATGTTTTTCATTCAAAAGTTGTGAGTGTCTGTGATTGGCTGAGAAATTAGCATGTGGGCTAATCTGACGACCTAAAATAGCCACTTATAAGGAACGCTGTGGACTCTGGAACTCAACTCCGTTATAGACAATGGAACGCTGTGGACTCTGGAACTCAACTCCGTCAGATGTAGACCTGAGTCAAGTCATTGTTTATGGGGAAAATATAAACAGGTTATTTATTATATTGCAGCATTAAGTTTAGCATCTCACACTTTTTCCAATTCATGGTTTGAGTGCGAGTAACCCTATAGGCATACTGGTAATTATATTATGTTGCAGAAAACACAACAGTAACTTAATTTAGCCATAGAAAAGAGAATTAAACAAAATGCTTGTTGCATACCATTCTAGCCCCATCTTAACCCCTTATCTACCATTCTAGCCCCATCTTAACCCCTTATCTACCATTCTAACCCCATCTTAACCCCTTATCTACCATTCTAACCCCATCTTAACCCCTTATCTACCATTCTAACCCCATCTTAACCCCTTTATCTACCATTCTAACCCCATCTTAACCCCTTATCTACCATTCTAGCCCCATCATCTACCATTCTAGCCCCATCTTAACCCCTTATCTACCATTCTAGCCCCATCTTAACCCCTTATCTACTATTCTAACCCCATCTTAACCCCTTATCTACCATTCTAACCCCATCTTAACCCCTTTATCTACCATTCTAGCCCCATCTTAACCCCTTATCTACCATTCTAGCCCCATCATCTACCATTCTAGCCCCATCATCTACCATTCTAGCCCCATCTTAACCCCTTATCTACCATTCTAGCCCCATCTTAACCCCTTATATACCATTCTAGCCCCATCTTAACCCCTTTATCTACCATTCTAGCCCCATCTTAACCCCTTATCTACCATTCTAGCCCCATCTTAACCCCTTTATCTACCATTCATGCCCCATCTTAACCCCTTATCTACCATTCTAGCCCCATCTTAACCCCTTATCTACCATTCTAGCCCCATCTTAACCCCTTATCTACCATTCTAGCCCCATCTCAACCCCCTATGTACCATTCTAGCCCCATATTCACCCCTTATCTACCATTATAGCCCCATCTCAACCCCCTATGTACCATTCTAGCCCCATCTTAACCCCGTATCTACCATTCTAGCCCCATCTTAACCCCTTATCTACCATTCTAACCCCATCTTAACCCCTTTATCTACCATTCTAGCCCCATCTTAACCCCTTATCTACCATTCTAGCCCCATCTTAACCCCTTATCTACCATTCTAGCCCCATCTTAACCCCTTTATCTACCATTCATGCCCCATCTTAACCCCTTATCTACCATTCTAGCCCCATCTTAACCCCTTATCTACCATTCTAGCCCCATCTTAACCCCTTATCTACCATTCTAGCCCCATCTCAACCCCCTATGTACCATTCTAGCCCCATATTCACCCCTTATCTACCATTATAGCCCCATCTCAACCCCCTATGTACCATTCTAGCCCCATCTTAACCCCGTATCTACCATTCTAGCCCCATCTTAACCCCTTATCTACCATTCTAACCTCATCTTAACCCCGTATGTACCAGTCGAGCCCATCTTCACCCCTTATGTACCATTATAGCCCCATCTTAACCCCTTATCTACCATTCGAGCCCCATCTTAACTTAGAATGGTACATAAGTGGTTAACTCCTTCTAGACACCTATATCTATATAACAGTAGTAACCTAACCCTGTATGTACCAATCCAGCCCCATCTTAACCCCGTATGTACCGTTTTAGCCCCATCTTAACCCATTATGTATCATTCTAGCCCTATATTCACCCCTTATCTACCAGTCTAACCCCATCTTAACCCCTTATGTACCATTCTAACCCCATCTTAACCCCCTATGTCCCAGTCTAGCCCCATCTTACCCCAGTATGTCCCAGTCTAGCCCCATCTTAACCCATTATGTCCCAGTCTAGCCCCATCTTAACCCATTATGTCCCAGTCTAGCCCCATATTAACCCCTTATCCACCAGTCTAGCCCCATCTTAACCCCATATGTACCATTATAGCCCCATCGTAACCCATTATGTACCAGTCTAGCCCCATATTAACCCTTATGTACCATTCTAGTAGCCAGCCAACTGGCCACTAGATTGTACAATATGCTTTTTTCCAGTGGAGATTAGTTGATGAATTTCCTGGCAGGGCTGTGGAACATGTGTAGGGATAATTCAAATGGAACTGTTATTAACCAATCGGCATCCAGGATCCAAATGTAAAGTTGAATAATGAGGGATCTTGTCatcaaatcagattttatttgtcacaggtaccgaatacaacaggaacacaaccagcccttaaccaacaatgcagttttaagaaaaataagtgctAAGTAGCAAATAGattaataaaaacaaaaaattaaagagcagcagtagactgtgacagaaacattatgtacaaactAAGTTACACATAATGTGAaagaacacacacaaatacacaattGGTTAAGAGCCTGTAAAACGCAGCCATCTCCTCCTGCGCCACTATATTTTACAACAGGGCAATGGATTAAACCTCATAGGAAGAGCAGGAGATTTCATTCAGGTCTCTCTGTTTAACTAAATACACTGTCTTTggcaggagagagaccagactctCACTCTGACAGACGGAAGAAGAGTCCTTCAGGGGAACCAGACCCAGAGACGCCCAAACCAGGGAGACgacaccactgctcccagtgtaaTTTGAGTTATAAGTTTTTATGGAAACTGAAACagcatgagaggacacacacaggggagaaaccacaccactgctctcagtgtggaaagagttttaccctGTTAGGGAACCTGAAAAAGCATAAagaaatacacacaggagaaaaacctttccaatgttcccagtgtggaaagagatttTCACGATCACAGCACCTAAAATCACATGAGCGGACACACACAGGGGATAAACcacaccactgctcccagtgtggaaagagttttacccagTTGGGGAGCCTGAAAAAGCATAAaggaatacacacaggagaaaaacctttccaatgttcccagtgtggaaagagatttTCAGGATTGCATCACCTAAAATCAcacgagaggacacacacaggggagaagccacACCATTGTGCCCTGTGTGGAAAGGATTTTACCCAGTTAGGGAACCTAAAAAAACATCAGATGAAACACACAGGAGAAAAACCTTTCCAATGTTCCCAGTGTGGGAAAAGATTTTCACGATCACAGGAACTAAAATCACATGAGAtgacacacacaggggagaaaccacaccactgctcccagtgtgggaaACGTTTTACCCAGTTAGGGAGCCTGAACAAACacaagagaatacacacaggagaaaagccttaccactgctcccagtgtggaaagagttttacccagTTGGGGAACCTGAACAACCATAATATAATACACACAGAAGAAAAGCCGTTCCAATGTTCCCACTGTGGAAAGAGATTTTCACGATCACAGGACCTAAAATCACATGAAaggacacacacaggggagaaaccacaccactgctcccagtgtggaatgCGTTTTACCCAGTTAGGAAGCCTGAACAAACATAAGAAGAGAATACACTCTGGAGAGAAATCTTAACATACTTTCCCAGTCAGAGAACCtgaaatcacatgacagaatagaGAGGCTGTCTTCTGACGTATGTTTTAGTTTTTTATTAAATGTTGATATGAAAAAATGTGATTTGGATATTTTAAAATTACAATTATTAAACAGATTAGTAGAATGTGCATTTCTTGATTTTAACCTAGAAATGTTATGAATTTAGTAAAAATAATTTTATCAAAAGCAACATATCTTTTAATATAAATCTGAATATCTAGTGAATGTtcattatatatatatctacatgatgtattgttacatgtaggagcagtatagacctcgtctgttcattatatacatgatgtattgttacaccatgtaggagcagtatagacctagtctgttcattatatacatgatgtattgttacaccatgtaggagcagtatagacctagtctgttatatatatacatgatgtattgttacaccatgtagcaGTATagagtctgttcattatatacatctacagaCCATAGGAGCAGTattagtctgttcattatatacatctacatgatgtattgttacaccatgtaggagcagtatagacctagtctgttcattatatacatctacatgatgtattgttacaccatgtaggagcagtatagaccgaGTCTGTTCACTATATACATCTGTGTATTGTTACATGTAGGAGCAGTAGAGATCTAGATgcttatttttaaatattttgatAGTTTCTGTTTATTTGACTGAATTAATCAGAAATGGCCTAAATACAGATGTTTAGTAGATGTAAAGTTTGTTTTCAATTGTCAATCATAAAAATGTTTCACTAATCAATCCACACATGCTTCTCTTTATTCATCTCAATATAATATTGTTAGCTTCCATTGGTTCCCATATCCGAAAGTGTTCCATTATCCGAAAGTGTTCCATTATCCGAAAGTGTTCCATTATCCAAAAGTGTTCCATTATCCATGGTTCCATTAAAAGTGTTCCATTATCCGAAAGTGTTCCATTATCCAACATGGTTCCATTATCCGAAAGTGTTCCATTATCCAAAAGTGTTCCATTATCCGAAAGTGTTCCATTATCCGAAAGTGTTCCATTATCCAAAATGGTTCCATTATCCAAAAAGTGTTCCATTATCCAAAAGTGTTCCATTATCCAAAAGTGTTCCATTATATCCAAAAGTGTTCCATTATCCAAATGGTTCCATTATCCAAAAGTGTTCCATTATCCAAAAGTGTTCCATTTATCCAAAAGTGTTCCATTATCCAAAAGTGTTCCATTATCCGAAAGTGTTCCATTATCCGAAAGTGTTCCATTATCCAAAAGTGTTCCATTATCCAAAAGTGTTCCATTATCCAAAAGTGTTCCATTATCCAACATGGTTCCATTATCCAAAAGTGTTCCATTATCCAAAAGTGTTCCATTATCCAACATGGTTCCATTATCCAAAAGTGTTCCATTATCCAAAAGTGTTCCATTATCCAAAAGTGTTCCATTATCCAAAAGTGTTCCATTATCCGAAAGTGTTCCATTATCCAACATGGTTCCATTATCCAAAAGTGTTCCATTATCCAAAAGTGTTCCATTATCCAAAAGTGTTCCATTATCCAAAAGTGTTCCATTATCCGAAAGTGTTCCATTATCCAAAAGTGTTCCATTATCCAAAAGTGTTCCATTATCCAAAAGTGTTCCATTATCCAAAAGTGTTCCATTATCCAACATGGTTCCATTATCCAAAAGTGTTCCATTATCCAAAAGTGTTCCATTATCCGAAAGTGTTCCATTATCCGAAAGTGTTCCATTATCCGAAAGTGTTCCATTATCCAAAAGTgttccattggttccattttCAAAAGggttccattggttccattttCAAAAGGGTTCCATTGGTTCCATTATCCAAAAGTTGAGAAGAATATATCCAGCTCAAGTATTTATAAGTATTTGACATGAacaatacactaccgttcaaaagtttggggtcagttagaaatgtccttgtttttgaaagagagGCAAAACAAATGTGTCCATTACAACCCACATCGACGGGacaacagtggagaaggtgaaaggTTTTAAAGTTCCTCCGTGTTCATATCACCGactaactgaaatggtccacagaCACAGACCGTGTGGCGAAGAGGGTGCAACAGGGGCTCTTTAAACTCGGGAGGCTGaaaaaaatgtggcttgtcaccgaaaaccctcACTAGCTTTTTTACAGGTGCAcatttgagagcatcctgtcgggctgtggtacggcaactgcacagcCCACAACCACAATTTGTAggacaacgcatcaccgggggcaaatcCTGCCCTCCGGGCGATGTCACCGGGggtacctgccctccaggacacctacaccacccgatgtcagggggaaacctgccctccaggacacctacaacgaTGTCACCGGGGCAaaatgccctccaggacacctacaccacccagtCACCGGGggacctgccctccaggacacctacagcacccatcacctggggcaaactacctgccctccaggacacctacagcacctgccCCCGAtgtcaccgggggcaaactacctgccctccaggacacctataccacccgatgtcacagggggcaaactacctgccctccaggacacctacaccacccgatgtcacagggggcaaactacctgccctccaggacacctacaccacccgatgtcacagggggcaaactacctgccctccaggacacctacaccacccgatgtcacagggggcaaactacctgccctccaggacacctacaccacccgatgtcacagggggcaaactacctgccctacaggacacctacaccacccgatgtcacaggaagggaaAAGAGATCATCAAAGACATtaaaaccacccgagccactgcctgttcaccccgcttccatccagaacacgaggtcagtacaggtgcatcaaagctgggacagagagattgaaaaaaacagcttctacctacagacttgatatcattggccactataataaatggaacactagtcactttaagaatgtttacgtATCTACGCATgactcatctcaaatgtatataATGTATCTGTAACTGTATCGAGAGCAGCACCAGctgagggcatgacaaaaccttttccccctcaggagactgaaaagatttgtcacgggtccccagatcctcaaaaagttctacagctgcaccatcgagagcatcctgaccggttgcatcaaagtcaaatcaaatcaaatgttatttgccacatacacatggttagcagatgataatgcgagtgtagtgaaatgcttgtgcttagcAGTAGCTGGTACTCTAGTCAACAttagcagtagctggtagtctagtcaaagcagtagctggtagtctagttagcagtagctggtagtctCAACGTTAGCAGCTGGTAGagcagtagctggtagtctagtcaacgttagcagtagctggtagtctagtcaacGTTAGCggtagctggtagtctagttagcagtagctggtagtctagtcaacATTAGCAgagctggtagtctagtcaaaaGTCTAGTCAACGTTAGCggtagctggtagtctagtcaatgttagcagtagctggtagtctagtcaacgttagcagtagctggtagtctagtcaacGTTAGCAGTAGCTAGTAGTCTAgttagcagtagctggtagtctagtcaatgttagcagtagctggtagtctagtcaacGTTAGCggtagctggtagtctagtcaatgttagcagtagctggtagtctagtcaatgttagcagtagctggtagtctatCAACGTTAGCAGTAGCAGTCTAGTCAACGTTAGCAGTAGCTGGTAGgttagcagtagctggtagtctagtcaaagcagtagctggtagtctagtcaatgttagcagtagctggtagtctagtcaaagtagctggtagtctagtcaatgttagcagtagctggtagtctagtcaatgttagcagtagctggtagtctagtcaacgttagcagtagctggtagtctagtcaacgttagcagtagctggtagtctagtcaatgttagcagtagctggtagtctagtcaatgttagcagtagctggtagtctagtcaatgttagcagtagctggtagtctagtcaacgttagcagtagctggtagtctagtcaacgttagcagtagctggtagtctagtcaatgttagcagtagctggtagtctagtcaatgttagcagtagctggtagtctagtcaatgTTAGCAGTAGCTAGTCAATGTTAGCAGTAAGTCGAGTCAACgttagcagtagctggtagtctagtcaatgttagcagtagctggtagtctagtcaatgttagcagtagctggtagtTAGTCAATGTTAGCAGTAGCTGGTAAGTTCGTAAGTCTAGTCAACgttagcagtagctggtagtctagtagcagtagctggtagtctaaatgttagcagtagctggtagtctagtcaatgttattagctggtagtctagtcaatgTTAGCAGTATAGTCTAagcagtagctggtagtctagtcaacgttagcagtagctggtagtctagtcaatgctagcagtagctggtagtctagtcaatgttagcagtagctggtagtctagtcaatgTTTTTAGTCTAGTTAGCAGTAAGTCTAGTCAACgttagcagtagctggtagtctagtcaaacgtagctggtagtctagtcaacgttatcagtagctggtagtctatagtagctggtagtctagtcacattagcagtagctggtagtctagtcaatgTTACATTAGTCAATGTTAtcagtagctggtagtctagtcaatgttgagctggtagtctagtcaatgTTATCAGTAGTCTAGTTGCCTGGTAGTCTAAATgttagcagtagctggtagtctagttgAGTAGCTGGTATTCAACgttagcagtagctggtagtctagtcaatgttagcagtagctggtag contains:
- the LOC127921826 gene encoding gastrula zinc finger protein XlCGF57.1-like, translated to MSSLIDSPPPKEEVCWTEKETLGLNIVVKEEKEEEDVTVKQETEFEAVTVKEEEKEVKLTEDEDAFRVKEEEDVTVKEEENAVFGLGEVTVTLEEEEKGDLINNRERPDSHSDRRKKSPSGEPDPETPKPGRRHHCSQCNLSYKFLWKLKQHERTHTGEKPHHCSQCGKSFTLLGNLKKHKEIHTGEKPFQCSQCGKRFSRSQHLKSHERTHTGDKPHHCSQCGKSFTQLGSLKKHKGIHTGEKPFQCSQCGKRFSGLHHLKSHERTHTGEKPHHCALCGKDFTQLGNLKKHQMKHTGEKPFQCSQCGKRFSRSQELKSHEMTHTGEKPHHCSQCGKRFTQLGSLNKHKRIHTGEKPYHCSQCGKSFTQLGNLNNHNIIHTEEKPFQCSHCGKRFSRSQDLKSHERTHTGEKPHHCSQCGMRFTQLGSLNKHKKRIHSGEKS